The proteins below are encoded in one region of Flavobacterium nackdongense:
- a CDS encoding DUF1572 family protein produces MLIETLKSIFNRDLLRLKSEINLYKDESNLWIVEDNIANSAGNLCLHLIGNLNTYIGAAFGKTNYIRNRELEFSLKNRSKKELIDQIDSTILTVEMSLNTITEEQLINEHEILVFDKKTTLEFLLVHLTTHLTYHLGQINYHRRLLDK; encoded by the coding sequence ATGTTGATAGAAACTTTAAAATCGATTTTTAATAGAGATTTACTTCGATTAAAATCAGAAATAAATTTATACAAAGACGAATCTAACCTTTGGATTGTAGAAGATAATATTGCAAATTCTGCAGGGAATTTGTGCTTGCATCTCATCGGAAATTTAAACACTTATATTGGGGCAGCATTCGGAAAAACAAATTATATCAGAAATCGAGAACTTGAATTTTCACTAAAAAACAGATCAAAAAAAGAACTTATAGATCAAATTGATAGTACAATTTTAACAGTTGAAATGAGTTTAAATACTATTACAGAAGAACAACTCATTAACGAACACGAAATTTTGGTTTTCGATAAAAAAACCACCTTAGAATTTTTATTAGTGCACTTAACTACTCATTTAACCTACCATCTTGGACAAATCAATTATCATCGAAGATTATTAGACAAATAA
- a CDS encoding exopolysaccharide biosynthesis polyprenyl glycosylphosphotransferase — protein MNFKEKKYSGYIRPFSYLMDLSIINVLAYYIFPFHENEILYALLISSGWIATAIYFDFYEVYRYTKVITILNSALKQAVFFALFCLAVELFYSDFYEKRVVLFVISAVFLILTLKLFIYYFLKKYRILFNRNFRNVVLLGNNKNINPLKAFFTQNLDYGYKLIKAFTLEDHKKERVEQCLSFILENPIDEIYCATADLSDKQIRDIINFADNNLKTLKFIPDDKQILAGNVKFEYYDYIPVISSRNILQDETMNKIIKRAFDLTFSLIIILGLLSWFIPLMAIIIKLNSKGPVFFIQKRNGLNYKEFDCFKFRSMEYSDQIDADLALKNDIEITKVGQFIRKTSIDELPQFFNVLLGDMSVVGPRPHPVSHNDKYALMSEKFMVRHFVKPGITGLAQTKGYRGEVETDQDIINRVKYDIFYMENWSILMDIEIIFKTIYNIIKGDDKAF, from the coding sequence GTGAATTTTAAAGAGAAAAAATATTCAGGTTACATTCGCCCTTTCTCTTACTTGATGGATTTAAGTATCATCAACGTATTGGCTTATTATATTTTTCCTTTTCATGAAAACGAAATTCTTTATGCTTTACTCATTAGCAGTGGTTGGATTGCTACAGCTATTTATTTCGATTTTTATGAAGTATATCGCTATACTAAAGTAATTACCATTTTAAATTCCGCCTTGAAACAGGCTGTTTTCTTTGCCTTGTTTTGTTTAGCAGTAGAATTATTTTATTCTGATTTTTATGAAAAAAGGGTTGTATTATTTGTCATTTCTGCCGTTTTTTTAATTCTTACACTCAAGCTTTTTATCTATTATTTTCTCAAAAAATATAGAATTTTATTCAATAGAAATTTTAGAAATGTGGTTTTATTGGGCAACAACAAAAACATTAATCCTTTAAAAGCATTTTTCACCCAAAACCTTGATTACGGTTATAAATTAATCAAAGCGTTTACTCTTGAAGACCATAAAAAAGAGAGAGTTGAACAATGTCTTTCGTTTATTTTAGAAAACCCGATAGATGAAATATACTGCGCTACTGCCGACTTGTCCGATAAACAAATCAGAGACATTATTAATTTTGCTGATAATAATTTAAAAACTTTGAAGTTCATTCCGGACGACAAACAAATCCTTGCTGGAAATGTCAAGTTCGAATATTACGATTATATTCCTGTTATTTCTTCAAGAAACATCCTTCAGGATGAAACAATGAACAAAATCATAAAACGCGCATTTGATTTGACATTCTCGTTGATTATTATTCTTGGACTCCTATCGTGGTTCATTCCACTTATGGCAATTATTATAAAATTAAATTCAAAAGGTCCTGTGTTTTTTATTCAAAAAAGGAATGGTTTGAATTATAAAGAATTTGATTGTTTCAAATTCAGATCGATGGAATACAGCGACCAAATAGACGCCGATTTAGCATTGAAAAATGATATAGAAATAACCAAAGTGGGTCAATTTATTCGGAAAACAAGCATTGATGAATTACCGCAATTTTTCAATGTTTTATTGGGCGATATGTCGGTCGTAGGGCCAAGGCCACATCCGGTAAGTCATAATGATAAATATGCTCTAATGTCGGAGAAATTTATGGTTCGACATTTTGTTAAGCCAGGAATTACCGGACTAGCGCAAACCAAGGGCTATCGAGGTGAAGTGGAAACGGATCAGGATATCATCAATCGCGTAAAATATGACATTTTTTATATGGAAAATTGGTCGATTTTAATGGATATAGAAATCATTTTCAAAACGATTTATAACATTATAAAAGGGGACGACAAAGCATTTTAA
- a CDS encoding carboxypeptidase-like regulatory domain-containing protein yields MIEKRLFLLLVFITCSVSAQIKGIVKDSLTGKPIPFVNIWVENENIGSTSEENGTYQINTTEKGKKLIFSTLGYEKKIIYASEASIVKLKTTSYSLNEVVISKSIGTKTVEIGKYKNEMYQAFDNGPKIDTKFFPYLASYKKTKYLKQVTIYTDSRIENANIKIHLYEVDSNGFPGQELLDKDFVVTVKNGTRINRFDLTDFNLKFPKNGLFVGFEKLMIEKNKVEKTITDSNTNLAQVQKTYFPFVLYNYVERDFLYTFSGGKWNRQGNQNKNNDSGKMMINEPVITLILSN; encoded by the coding sequence ATGATAGAAAAAAGACTTTTTTTGTTGCTAGTTTTTATTACTTGCTCCGTTTCGGCACAAATTAAAGGAATTGTAAAAGACAGCCTTACCGGAAAACCTATTCCTTTTGTAAATATTTGGGTTGAGAACGAGAATATTGGATCTACTTCAGAAGAAAATGGAACCTATCAAATTAATACAACTGAAAAAGGGAAGAAATTGATTTTCTCCACTTTGGGATACGAAAAGAAAATCATTTATGCATCCGAAGCTTCGATTGTGAAATTAAAAACAACTTCCTATTCTTTGAATGAAGTGGTGATTTCAAAAAGTATTGGCACCAAAACAGTTGAAATTGGGAAATACAAAAATGAAATGTATCAAGCTTTCGACAACGGACCTAAAATTGACACCAAATTTTTTCCTTATTTGGCGTCCTATAAAAAGACAAAATACCTAAAACAAGTTACTATTTATACCGATAGCAGAATCGAAAACGCCAACATCAAAATTCATTTATATGAAGTTGATTCCAATGGTTTTCCTGGCCAAGAATTGTTGGACAAAGATTTTGTTGTTACTGTAAAAAATGGAACAAGAATCAACCGATTTGATCTAACGGACTTTAATTTAAAATTTCCAAAAAACGGCCTTTTCGTAGGATTCGAGAAACTGATGATTGAAAAAAACAAAGTCGAAAAAACAATTACCGATTCGAATACTAATCTAGCTCAAGTGCAAAAAACGTATTTTCCTTTTGTGCTGTATAACTACGTAGAAAGGGATTTTTTATATACTTTCTCGGGAGGGAAATGGAATAGACAAGGGAATCAAAATAAAAATAATGATTCAGGTAAAATGATGATCAATGAACCAGTGATAACATTAATTTTATCCAACTAA
- the wecB gene encoding non-hydrolyzing UDP-N-acetylglucosamine 2-epimerase — protein MKITIVAGARPNFIKIAPIIKAIEKKQNEGADVSYRLVHTGQHYDKNLSDTFFEELNIPKPDNNLEVKSGSQAEQTGAIMVAFEKELQQNPCDLVLVVGDVNSTMACAIVAKKQNLKVAHVEAGIRSGDMTMPEEINRIVTDSITDYFFTTSTSASENLLKYGADTTNIHFVGNVMIDTLYQNLGRIFEPVFWNEFELETGNYIILTLHRPSNVDEEQSLIQLLQGIDKLAGDKKVIFPIHPRTKAILGETNLDLKNILFVEPQGYLNFMYLIKNSFAVITDSGGISEETTVMGIPCFTMRNNTERPETQSTGTNTLVGTSIENLEKLFGEFLENGKRKAGIPELWDGKASERIIEILLTKS, from the coding sequence ATGAAAATCACCATAGTCGCAGGCGCAAGACCTAATTTTATCAAAATCGCACCCATCATCAAAGCGATTGAAAAAAAGCAAAACGAAGGAGCAGATGTTTCCTATCGTTTGGTGCATACGGGTCAGCATTATGACAAAAACCTCAGCGATACTTTTTTCGAAGAATTGAATATCCCAAAGCCAGACAATAATCTGGAAGTAAAAAGTGGTTCGCAAGCCGAACAAACCGGAGCGATTATGGTAGCTTTTGAAAAAGAATTACAGCAAAATCCTTGCGATTTGGTTTTGGTGGTTGGCGATGTCAATTCTACTATGGCTTGTGCAATTGTAGCTAAAAAGCAAAACCTAAAAGTAGCTCACGTCGAAGCCGGAATTCGCTCTGGCGATATGACGATGCCCGAGGAAATCAATAGAATAGTGACCGATAGCATCACCGACTATTTCTTTACAACCTCAACTTCAGCATCCGAAAACTTGCTGAAATATGGTGCTGATACAACTAATATTCATTTCGTGGGCAACGTGATGATCGATACTTTATATCAAAATTTGGGCAGGATTTTTGAACCCGTTTTCTGGAATGAATTCGAATTAGAAACTGGAAATTACATCATTCTTACCTTACACCGCCCATCAAATGTGGATGAAGAACAATCCTTAATTCAATTGCTTCAAGGTATTGATAAACTGGCTGGCGATAAAAAAGTGATTTTCCCGATTCATCCCAGAACAAAAGCAATACTTGGTGAAACGAATTTAGATTTGAAAAACATCCTTTTTGTAGAACCACAAGGCTATTTGAATTTTATGTACCTCATCAAAAATAGTTTTGCCGTGATTACCGATTCTGGTGGTATTTCGGAAGAAACTACTGTTATGGGAATTCCTTGTTTCACGATGCGAAACAACACCGAAAGACCCGAAACACAAAGCACTGGAACCAATACTTTGGTAGGAACTTCGATAGAAAATTTAGAAAAACTATTTGGAGAATTCCTTGAAAATGGAAAACGAAAAGCGGGAATTCCGGAACTTTGGGACGGAAAAGCTTCAGAAAGAATAATTGAAATATTACTAACAAAATCATAA
- a CDS encoding glycosyltransferase family 4 protein, with product MNDILIVSNYYPPEKGAAANRIEQLALKLHQNKYKVTVLCPLGNYPKGELFPEYKGKFSITEKLQNITVKRLWIYPSVSKNIFKRTLSVLSFASVLFFCLLTKKTPNKVVVQSPPLLLSFVSVLVLSLMGKKIILNVSDLWPLAAIELKALKKDSFSHHISLFFEQFIYSRASLIFGQSNEIITHIHSIFPEKECHLYRNFPDHQTAAIDLKSSENEPIKVFYAGLLGVAQGVFELCQKVELENLNIELHIFGDGAEKSQIEELIYNNPQNKIFFHGMLERKALHEKLHSFDIAIIPLRTRIYGSVPSKIFEYGALGFPVLYFGGGEGETIVREFNLGWVATVGNFESLNASLIEISKTGKESIQTMKKRVFDSATDNFNLDFQIKNLINKGVF from the coding sequence ATGAACGACATCCTCATCGTATCTAATTATTATCCGCCTGAAAAAGGGGCAGCTGCCAATAGAATCGAGCAGTTGGCCTTGAAATTGCATCAAAATAAATACAAAGTCACCGTGCTTTGTCCATTGGGAAATTACCCAAAAGGCGAATTGTTTCCGGAATACAAAGGCAAATTTTCGATTACAGAAAAACTACAAAATATTACTGTAAAACGACTTTGGATTTATCCCAGTGTCAGCAAAAATATCTTCAAAAGAACGCTGTCGGTTTTGTCGTTTGCCTCTGTGTTATTCTTTTGTTTATTGACCAAAAAAACACCTAATAAAGTTGTGGTCCAATCGCCACCTTTATTGTTATCGTTTGTTTCGGTTTTGGTGCTTTCGCTAATGGGCAAGAAGATAATTCTGAATGTTTCTGATTTGTGGCCTTTAGCAGCCATTGAATTGAAAGCCTTAAAAAAAGACAGCTTTTCGCATCACATTTCACTGTTCTTCGAACAATTTATTTATTCGCGAGCTAGTTTAATCTTTGGTCAATCAAACGAAATTATCACTCACATCCATTCGATTTTTCCAGAAAAAGAATGTCATTTGTATCGTAATTTTCCAGATCATCAAACAGCTGCAATAGATTTAAAAAGCAGTGAAAACGAACCCATAAAAGTATTTTACGCCGGGTTGTTGGGTGTTGCGCAAGGTGTTTTTGAATTATGCCAAAAAGTCGAATTGGAAAATTTAAACATTGAATTGCATATTTTTGGAGATGGCGCCGAGAAATCTCAAATCGAAGAACTAATCTATAATAATCCGCAAAATAAAATATTCTTCCACGGAATGTTGGAACGAAAAGCATTGCACGAAAAACTACACTCTTTTGATATTGCTATTATTCCATTAAGAACAAGAATTTATGGATCTGTACCATCGAAAATATTCGAATATGGTGCTTTGGGATTTCCAGTACTTTATTTTGGCGGAGGCGAAGGCGAAACCATTGTAAGAGAATTTAATTTGGGTTGGGTAGCAACTGTTGGCAATTTTGAAAGCTTGAATGCCTCTTTAATCGAAATCTCCAAAACAGGAAAAGAATCGATTCAAACGATGAAAAAACGAGTCTTTGATTCTGCCACTGATAATTTTAATCTTGATTTCCAAATTAAAAATTTAATCAACAAAGGGGTTTTTTAA
- a CDS encoding putative toxin-antitoxin system toxin component, PIN family has protein sequence MKKVVLDTNVLLVSISSKSKLHWVFKNLLEANYILCITTDILLEYAEIIEQKMGVLASQNILGVLENLKNVELITNYYKFNLLKDEDDNKFVDCAIASNADYIITHDSDFNLLKKIDFPKVVLLNTTEFKDLLS, from the coding sequence TTGAAAAAAGTAGTTTTAGACACCAATGTTTTATTGGTTTCCATCTCCAGTAAGTCGAAATTGCATTGGGTTTTTAAAAATCTCCTTGAGGCAAATTATATCTTGTGCATTACTACTGATATTTTATTGGAATATGCCGAAATAATAGAGCAAAAAATGGGGGTCTTAGCCAGCCAAAATATTCTTGGCGTTCTAGAAAATTTGAAAAATGTAGAACTCATTACCAATTACTACAAATTCAATTTATTGAAAGATGAAGACGACAACAAGTTTGTAGATTGTGCTATTGCATCCAATGCAGATTATATTATTACTCACGATTCAGACTTCAATCTGTTGAAAAAAATTGATTTTCCAAAAGTGGTATTATTAAATACTACAGAATTCAAAGATTTGCTGAGCTAA
- a CDS encoding DUF6909 family protein, with protein sequence MKEIKNISRSRAQESSAAIEKMYITMRHLFNRGFYKPMGVSGDTLREALLALRPEIYGNIAEEKVELNGLLYVIERLPIGIEECRFINLTSDEGYSKSHFQAIIPPKRKRNCYRIDEEQMNVEITRGRSDIYDILTHLTFIFIESHKIRNRVLLGDDGEVSRDWQKLEIAVSQKKKLTQIEKEKAVSHAANILGRTFIEVLEIYDAFGSESAPDRFLHVIYWLGKLAIEEVVDDNKRTITFSPILRERLGHHIHGEIWATNIKEVLKKHKLLDRPIHVISANMHSVMNSIFATSVLKTQFKNQSDFFIYEELSKSGAHELRDKVEDFAKLHGMISLPDAASGTNIDVQIFDTAKIDWSKSSFPKATITDEQPVLIVMDYAFGEQAYETIDELLKPYKKDTLLNVESVSIMGKAGILQGGKGDIMIPTAHINEGTADNYFFDNELTAEMFENNDIPVFEGPMVTVLGTSLQNKDLLKFFHESTWGVIGLEMEGSYYQKAIQSASKIRKSIPQDVKVRYAYYASDNPLETGSTLASGGLGTTGVKPTYLITIKILEQIFKVK encoded by the coding sequence ATGAAAGAAATAAAAAACATATCGAGATCCAGAGCACAAGAGTCGTCAGCGGCAATTGAAAAAATGTACATTACAATGCGCCATTTGTTCAACCGTGGATTTTATAAACCAATGGGAGTTTCTGGAGACACCTTACGAGAAGCATTATTGGCATTGCGACCTGAAATTTATGGTAATATTGCCGAAGAAAAAGTCGAACTCAATGGCCTTTTATACGTTATAGAGCGCCTTCCGATAGGAATTGAAGAATGCCGATTCATCAATTTAACCTCAGATGAAGGCTATTCGAAATCGCATTTTCAGGCTATAATTCCTCCTAAAAGAAAACGCAATTGCTACCGCATCGACGAAGAACAAATGAATGTCGAAATTACCCGAGGGCGTTCCGATATTTATGATATTTTGACGCATTTGACCTTCATTTTCATCGAATCACACAAGATTAGAAACAGAGTATTACTAGGTGATGATGGTGAAGTTTCCCGCGATTGGCAAAAATTAGAAATAGCAGTTTCACAAAAAAAGAAATTGACGCAAATCGAAAAAGAGAAAGCCGTTTCGCACGCAGCCAACATTTTAGGTAGAACTTTTATTGAGGTTTTAGAAATATACGATGCTTTTGGTTCAGAATCCGCACCCGATCGTTTTTTGCACGTGATTTATTGGTTAGGAAAATTAGCCATCGAAGAGGTGGTGGATGATAACAAAAGAACCATTACCTTCAGTCCAATACTTAGAGAACGATTAGGACATCATATTCACGGCGAAATTTGGGCAACCAACATCAAAGAAGTGCTGAAAAAGCATAAACTTTTAGACCGACCCATTCACGTGATTAGTGCCAATATGCACAGCGTGATGAATTCCATTTTTGCCACCTCAGTATTGAAAACTCAGTTCAAAAACCAATCGGATTTCTTTATTTATGAAGAATTGAGCAAATCGGGAGCCCACGAACTAAGAGACAAAGTAGAAGATTTTGCCAAATTACACGGAATGATTTCCTTGCCAGACGCAGCTTCGGGAACCAATATTGATGTCCAAATTTTTGATACAGCCAAAATAGATTGGTCCAAATCGTCCTTTCCGAAGGCGACGATTACTGATGAACAACCCGTGCTTATTGTGATGGATTACGCTTTTGGAGAACAAGCCTACGAAACTATAGACGAATTACTGAAACCTTACAAAAAAGACACTTTATTGAATGTAGAATCGGTTTCGATTATGGGGAAAGCCGGAATTTTGCAGGGAGGAAAAGGGGATATTATGATTCCAACAGCTCACATTAACGAAGGAACGGCTGATAATTATTTTTTCGATAATGAATTAACTGCCGAAATGTTTGAAAATAACGATATTCCCGTATTTGAAGGTCCGATGGTTACCGTTTTAGGAACTTCACTTCAAAACAAGGATTTATTAAAGTTCTTCCACGAATCGACTTGGGGTGTAATTGGACTCGAAATGGAAGGGTCTTATTATCAAAAAGCCATTCAATCGGCATCCAAAATCAGAAAAAGCATCCCGCAGGATGTGAAAGTTAGATATGCTTATTATGCTTCGGATAATCCTTTAGAAACCGGAAGCACATTGGCTTCTGGAGGTTTGGGAACAACAGGAGTAAAACCCACCTACCTGATTACCATCAAAATATTGGAACAAATATTTAAAGTTAAATAA
- a CDS encoding HigA family addiction module antitoxin yields the protein MEKLKNIHPGEILLEEFLVPLEISSYRLCKDLKIPQTRISEIIKGNRRITADTALRLSQYFGNSAKFWLGLQDDFDIDSATENKKQELESIKKFDFQKVA from the coding sequence ATGGAAAAGCTAAAAAACATACATCCGGGAGAAATTTTACTAGAGGAATTTTTGGTTCCTTTGGAAATAAGCTCATACCGTTTGTGCAAGGACTTGAAAATTCCGCAAACCAGAATTTCTGAAATTATCAAAGGAAATAGAAGAATAACTGCGGATACCGCTTTGCGACTAAGTCAATATTTTGGAAATTCTGCCAAATTTTGGTTGGGTCTCCAAGATGATTTTGACATAGATTCAGCAACCGAAAATAAAAAACAAGAACTGGAATCCATCAAGAAATTTGATTTTCAAAAAGTAGCCTAA
- a CDS encoding UDP-glucuronic acid decarboxylase family protein, which yields MKRILITGAAGFLGSHLCDRFIKEGYFVIGMDNLITGDLKNIEHLFKLENFEFYHHDITKFVHVPGKLDYILHFASPASPIDYLKIPIQTLKVGSLGTHNLLGLARVKNARILIASTSEVYGDPLIHPQTEEYYGNVNTIGPRGVYDEAKRFQESITMAYHTFHGVETRIVRIFNTYGPRMRLNDGRVIPAFIGQALRGEDLTIFGDGMQTRSFCYVDDQVEGIFRLLHSDYVYPVNIGNPDEITIKDFAEEIIKLTGTNQKVVYHPLPINDPLQRQPDTTKARELLGWEAKVNRAEGMKITYDYFKSLSTEELLKEEHKDFSKYIK from the coding sequence ATGAAAAGAATATTAATTACCGGGGCTGCAGGATTTTTGGGTTCACATCTTTGTGATCGTTTTATCAAAGAAGGTTATTTTGTTATTGGAATGGATAACTTGATTACTGGCGATCTAAAAAATATCGAACATTTATTCAAACTGGAAAATTTCGAATTTTATCATCACGATATAACCAAGTTTGTACACGTTCCCGGGAAATTAGATTATATTCTTCATTTTGCCTCGCCCGCAAGTCCGATAGATTACCTGAAAATCCCCATTCAAACCTTGAAAGTAGGTTCTTTGGGAACACATAATCTTTTGGGATTGGCAAGAGTAAAAAACGCCAGAATTCTTATCGCATCCACTTCCGAAGTATATGGAGATCCATTAATTCATCCCCAAACCGAAGAATATTATGGCAACGTAAACACCATTGGACCTAGAGGCGTTTATGACGAAGCCAAACGTTTCCAGGAATCCATCACGATGGCGTATCATACTTTTCACGGTGTAGAAACCAGAATTGTACGAATTTTTAATACCTACGGGCCTAGAATGCGACTCAATGACGGTCGTGTTATTCCAGCTTTTATCGGGCAAGCCCTACGTGGCGAAGATTTAACCATTTTTGGAGATGGAATGCAAACCCGTTCTTTTTGTTATGTCGATGATCAAGTAGAAGGTATTTTCAGATTATTACATTCGGATTATGTCTATCCGGTAAATATTGGAAATCCAGACGAAATCACGATAAAAGACTTTGCCGAAGAAATCATAAAATTGACGGGAACCAATCAAAAAGTGGTCTATCATCCGCTGCCTATAAATGACCCATTGCAACGTCAGCCAGACACCACAAAAGCACGAGAATTACTGGGTTGGGAAGCAAAAGTAAATCGAGCCGAAGGGATGAAAATCACGTACGACTATTTTAAATCCCTTTCAACAGAAGAATTATTAAAAGAAGAACACAAAGATTTTTCCAAGTATATCAAATAG
- a CDS encoding phenylacetate--CoA ligase family protein, which translates to MFKIFDLSLQINGFPMKEAKAELQKIQSIPEQQFEIFIENKKQEIVDYHLKNNASYQKIVGKTTFNNWKDLPIMTKKDFQKPLGERLSSGFTLKNVYVNKTSGSSGDPFIFAKDKFSHALTWATIINRFGWYGIDFNTSYQARFYGIPLDFIGYKKERFKDFLSNRYRFPIFDLSDKILEGFLKDFQTRKFDYINGYTSSIVLFAKFLQQKNIILAAICPSLKVCVVTSEMLFEDDKILLEKQFGIPVVNEYGASELDLIAFQSRSFGTHGEWQVNSETLFVEILDDENNVLPYGNEGRVVITSLFNKAHPFIRYDIGDIGILDSKSTAKKPVLQRLVGRTNDIAILPSGKKSPGLTFYYVTKSIIEDDGNVKEFVIKQTKIDTFDIEYVSKTELNLEQIQKIEAAITLYLEKGLVFTFIRKEKLERSKSGKLKQFVSLLK; encoded by the coding sequence ATGTTCAAAATTTTCGATCTATCGCTCCAAATAAATGGTTTCCCGATGAAGGAAGCCAAAGCCGAATTGCAAAAAATCCAATCGATTCCCGAACAACAATTCGAAATTTTTATCGAAAACAAAAAACAAGAAATTGTTGACTATCATTTAAAGAATAATGCCTCTTATCAAAAAATCGTTGGCAAAACCACTTTCAATAATTGGAAAGATTTGCCCATAATGACCAAGAAAGATTTTCAAAAACCCCTAGGAGAAAGACTTTCAAGCGGTTTTACTCTAAAAAATGTTTACGTCAATAAAACGTCCGGTTCTAGTGGCGATCCGTTTATTTTTGCCAAAGATAAATTTTCGCACGCCTTAACTTGGGCAACCATTATCAATCGTTTTGGCTGGTATGGAATTGATTTCAACACGTCTTACCAAGCTCGTTTTTACGGAATTCCATTGGATTTTATAGGCTATAAAAAAGAACGCTTCAAGGATTTTTTGAGCAACCGTTATCGCTTTCCTATATTCGACTTGTCGGATAAAATTCTAGAAGGTTTTCTAAAAGATTTCCAAACTCGCAAATTCGATTACATCAACGGATACACGAGTTCCATTGTTTTGTTTGCCAAATTTTTACAGCAAAAAAACATTATTTTGGCAGCTATTTGCCCTAGTTTAAAGGTCTGCGTCGTCACTTCCGAAATGCTTTTTGAAGATGACAAAATTTTGCTTGAAAAACAATTTGGCATTCCGGTTGTCAATGAATACGGCGCTTCAGAACTGGATTTGATTGCTTTTCAATCCCGAAGCTTCGGGACTCACGGTGAATGGCAAGTAAATTCCGAAACCCTTTTTGTGGAAATTTTAGACGATGAAAACAATGTTTTGCCTTATGGAAATGAAGGTCGAGTTGTTATCACTTCTTTGTTTAATAAAGCTCATCCTTTTATTCGATACGATATTGGCGACATTGGAATTTTGGACTCGAAAAGCACAGCCAAAAAACCTGTTCTTCAACGATTAGTTGGTCGAACCAATGATATTGCTATTTTACCAAGTGGAAAAAAATCGCCTGGATTGACTTTTTATTACGTCACCAAAAGCATCATCGAAGACGATGGTAACGTAAAAGAATTTGTCATCAAGCAAACTAAAATCGATACTTTTGACATTGAATATGTGAGTAAAACCGAATTGAATTTGGAACAAATCCAGAAAATTGAAGCTGCAATTACCTTATATTTGGAAAAAGGATTGGTTTTTACATTCATCAGAAAAGAAAAACTGGAACGAAGCAAAAGTGGAAAATTGAAACAATTTGTTTCGTTATTGAAATAA